A window of Phycobacter azelaicus contains these coding sequences:
- a CDS encoding nucleotidyltransferase family protein: MSGLAILLLAAGASSRMAGRDKLSEEVDGQPLLSLMCRRAALTGLPVYVTVPSDAHPRTGLTGTATTVPVPDAAEGMAASIRRGIAALPANTEGVMIVPADMPDLETQDLMHVAAHFHGGDGPILRATSENGQAGHPVLFPKRSFDDLCELSGDQGARALLKRDKVQYIALPARHAITDLDTPEAWAAWRAANG; this comes from the coding sequence ATGTCGGGTCTTGCCATCTTGCTCCTTGCAGCAGGCGCCTCATCCCGCATGGCGGGTCGCGACAAACTCAGCGAAGAGGTCGACGGACAGCCGCTTCTGTCCCTGATGTGCCGCCGTGCGGCGCTGACCGGGCTGCCGGTCTACGTCACCGTGCCAAGCGATGCCCACCCCCGTACCGGCCTGACCGGAACAGCAACAACGGTGCCGGTCCCGGATGCCGCAGAGGGCATGGCCGCCTCGATCCGCAGGGGCATCGCAGCCCTTCCTGCAAATACCGAAGGGGTGATGATCGTACCGGCAGACATGCCAGATCTTGAAACTCAGGATCTGATGCATGTGGCGGCGCATTTTCACGGAGGAGACGGCCCGATCCTGCGGGCCACCTCCGAAAATGGCCAGGCAGGCCACCCGGTGCTGTTTCCAAAACGCAGTTTCGATGACCTTTGCGAGCTTTCGGGGGATCAGGGAGCACGCGCTCTGCTGAAACGCGACAAAGTGCAATACATCGCCCTGCCCGCACGCCATGCCATCACCGATCTCGACACCCCCGAAGCCTGGGCCGCCTGGCGCGCAGCAAATGGCTGA
- a CDS encoding oxidoreductase, whose product MAQTQTSPLAQPMTLPCGVTLKNRIAKSAMSDSLGDGAGNPTEDQIKLYKRWAKGGLGLSIIGEVQATPHYAEKPGNLIMSDHSDRNNLMHLAQAGAADGAQLWLQLGHAGAMADGQISSPKGPSALDLPGLTCGALSLEEIEALPIDFARTAVLAKELGFGGVEIHAAHGFLLNQFLSPLFNKRNDAYGGSLQNRMRLLLEIISAVRDAVGSAFPLGIKLNATDQLEGGFDENQALDVIAAVDHLAVDLIDISGGTYFPGVASSSDRVGPGPYFVDFAGRAREKTNLPLMVTGGIKTLAQAESAVAEGKTDLVGLARALVVDPELPSYWLSGQRDTPQFPRFKNPPAGGVTAWYTMQITRLANYKEPLSPEDLESAIEAYENRDEARRKIWNSRFR is encoded by the coding sequence ATGGCCCAAACTCAGACCTCACCTCTTGCTCAACCAATGACTTTGCCCTGCGGCGTGACGCTCAAAAACCGCATCGCGAAATCCGCAATGTCTGACTCTCTGGGCGATGGCGCAGGCAATCCTACCGAAGACCAGATCAAGCTCTACAAACGCTGGGCCAAAGGTGGTCTTGGTCTGTCGATTATTGGTGAGGTTCAGGCCACGCCCCACTATGCTGAAAAACCCGGCAACCTCATCATGAGCGATCACTCAGATCGTAATAATCTAATGCACCTTGCACAGGCAGGTGCAGCGGATGGCGCGCAACTTTGGCTGCAACTGGGTCACGCAGGTGCAATGGCCGACGGGCAGATTAGCAGCCCCAAAGGGCCGAGCGCGCTTGACCTTCCAGGCCTAACCTGTGGCGCTCTATCGCTAGAAGAAATAGAAGCATTGCCCATCGACTTTGCCCGCACGGCCGTTCTTGCCAAAGAGCTTGGATTTGGAGGTGTGGAAATTCATGCAGCCCACGGCTTCCTCCTGAACCAGTTTCTTTCCCCGTTGTTCAATAAACGCAATGATGCCTACGGCGGCTCCTTGCAAAACCGCATGCGGCTGTTGCTCGAGATTATCAGCGCGGTACGGGATGCTGTTGGGTCGGCGTTTCCGCTGGGGATCAAACTTAATGCCACCGATCAGCTTGAGGGTGGCTTTGACGAGAACCAAGCCCTTGATGTTATTGCAGCTGTTGACCATTTGGCGGTTGACCTCATTGACATCAGCGGCGGCACATATTTCCCCGGTGTCGCCTCCTCATCGGATCGGGTTGGCCCGGGTCCATATTTCGTGGATTTCGCGGGACGTGCCCGTGAAAAGACAAACCTACCTTTGATGGTAACAGGCGGTATTAAAACGCTCGCACAAGCCGAAAGTGCTGTTGCGGAAGGCAAGACCGATCTGGTTGGATTGGCGCGAGCGTTGGTCGTCGACCCCGAACTCCCATCATATTGGCTGTCAGGTCAGCGTGATACACCACAGTTTCCGCGCTTCAAGAATCCACCCGCAGGCGGAGTGACAGCGTGGTACACGATGCAGATCACTCGGCTGGCAAATTACAAAGAGCCACTCTCTCCCGAAGATTTGGAAAGCGCTATCGAGGCATACGAAAACCGAGACGAAGCGCGGCGGAAGATTTGGAATTCAAGATTTAGGTGA
- a CDS encoding Hint domain-containing protein, with protein sequence MANNFDNPYSANLVGLWDFRDGYTQDDTGLGDGIAQDGVGSPSTTYSGGWMMGNGSDSQFTVDGSQDDPFDLTEGTVITTFRPNSPPDAGHQTVVSRGLDEEGDSDGELFEIRTTSAGAVEIVHADGGASVLLSTDPGFFTFGDVLNVKYSWTDGGQTMVVENITQGTVATAGDDVSGLTLDLVGAGDDSFSIGAAGDGTQSFDGMIDYVAVLDEDVIAGGLDGIVEGGATDDLIDLGYTGDPEGDRIDASDAINPSVDPDADLVSAGAGDDTVLAGDSDDTIHGGAGADSLSGGAGNDVFEGDTDAPGAGSSTREVFQWDLAPDPDDASAVDDGDDLSGGFSQDTGSVTVDFSVLSQSPDADTEFGDVTQFTGNIDTGGNAADANSGLASDMNGDGNSAAYQLEFSDSVGNVSFRVNDIDGDSNVHITAYDAAGNPVVVNLAGGPALTLSDTDAVPGFDNAGVTVSGTYVSDDNPDHSLLVTIPGPVSRIVIEHSQDGTNNSEIDVTDVYFDATDPTAPIVPGNDTIDGGDGDDAIFGNGGDDSLIGGDGSDSVDGGEGDDFIDTSGNEPTPLPDRGFPGYTGTTPPIPPIPADPDPTDDMDTVAGGAGNDTIFTGDDADLISGGTGDDVINAGIDDDTVDGGADNDVITGGEGADVLLGGAGDDTLYGGLDPAFPDGLNIMDDGADGRPVDPDITNGMDTIEGGAGNDLIFGQDDDDLISGGDGDDTIDAGIDDDTVAGGAGNDVITGGHGTDSLSGGADRDTFIGGTDGDTVDGGSGGDDYDTLDLTGQNFVITSRTLDADGNSYSGSIDLLDGSDSVIGTMTYREIERIIPCFTPGTLIATPNGERKVEELKAGDRVITRDNGIQEIRWIGTRSLTDQDLAHAAHLQPVLIRKGALGNGLPERDMMVSPNHRVLVANDKTALYFEDREVLVAAKHLTGLEGIDAVETTAVTYIHFMFDQHEVVLSDGAWTESFQPGDLTLRGLDTDQRNEVLELFPELKTAEGREAYTSARRSLKKHEAQLLVH encoded by the coding sequence ATGGCTAACAATTTTGACAACCCATATTCCGCCAATCTGGTTGGACTCTGGGACTTCAGAGATGGTTATACACAGGATGACACCGGCCTCGGTGACGGCATAGCGCAAGACGGTGTCGGTTCTCCGAGCACGACTTACTCTGGTGGTTGGATGATGGGGAATGGCAGCGACAGCCAGTTCACCGTCGACGGCAGTCAGGATGATCCGTTCGATCTGACCGAAGGCACCGTCATCACGACCTTCCGCCCCAACAGCCCTCCGGATGCAGGGCACCAGACTGTCGTGAGCCGCGGTCTTGACGAAGAAGGCGACAGTGATGGGGAGCTTTTCGAAATTCGCACGACATCTGCGGGCGCGGTTGAGATTGTTCATGCAGATGGCGGTGCCTCTGTGCTGCTGTCGACGGATCCCGGTTTCTTCACCTTTGGCGATGTATTGAACGTCAAGTACAGCTGGACCGATGGTGGTCAGACGATGGTCGTGGAGAATATTACCCAAGGCACCGTTGCAACGGCTGGTGACGATGTGTCGGGCCTGACCCTCGATCTTGTTGGCGCGGGCGACGACAGCTTTTCCATCGGCGCCGCCGGGGATGGCACGCAGTCCTTTGACGGGATGATCGACTACGTTGCCGTGCTGGATGAGGACGTCATCGCTGGCGGGCTTGACGGCATTGTCGAAGGTGGCGCCACGGACGATCTGATTGATCTCGGCTACACCGGTGATCCCGAGGGCGACCGGATCGACGCCAGCGATGCAATCAACCCATCTGTCGATCCCGATGCTGATCTGGTCAGTGCCGGAGCAGGAGATGACACGGTTCTGGCGGGTGATTCTGACGACACCATCCATGGTGGGGCAGGGGCCGACAGCCTGAGCGGCGGTGCGGGCAATGACGTCTTCGAAGGCGATACCGATGCGCCCGGAGCGGGCAGCAGCACCCGTGAAGTGTTCCAGTGGGATCTCGCGCCGGACCCGGATGATGCCAGCGCCGTCGATGACGGCGATGATCTGAGCGGAGGCTTCAGCCAGGACACTGGATCAGTCACGGTCGACTTCTCTGTGCTGTCGCAGTCCCCGGATGCGGATACAGAGTTTGGTGATGTGACGCAGTTCACTGGTAACATTGACACCGGTGGGAACGCTGCTGATGCCAATAGCGGTCTGGCATCGGACATGAACGGGGATGGAAACAGCGCCGCTTACCAGCTTGAATTCTCGGACTCGGTGGGCAACGTGTCTTTCCGGGTTAACGACATCGATGGTGACAGCAACGTCCATATCACCGCCTATGACGCTGCAGGGAACCCTGTTGTGGTAAACCTGGCGGGCGGCCCTGCTCTTACCCTGTCGGATACGGACGCTGTGCCGGGATTTGACAACGCCGGGGTAACCGTTTCGGGAACCTATGTCAGCGACGACAATCCAGATCATTCGTTGCTGGTGACAATTCCAGGTCCTGTTTCAAGGATCGTGATCGAACATAGTCAGGACGGAACCAACAACAGCGAGATCGATGTCACGGATGTCTATTTTGACGCCACCGACCCGACCGCGCCGATTGTACCCGGCAATGACACCATTGATGGCGGTGACGGAGATGACGCGATCTTCGGCAACGGCGGCGATGACAGTCTGATCGGTGGCGATGGCTCCGACAGTGTCGACGGCGGCGAAGGCGACGATTTCATCGATACCTCCGGCAATGAGCCTACTCCGCTACCTGATCGTGGCTTTCCGGGATATACGGGTACAACGCCGCCCATCCCGCCGATCCCGGCCGATCCGGATCCGACCGATGACATGGACACCGTGGCAGGTGGCGCGGGAAATGACACCATCTTCACCGGAGATGACGCGGATCTTATTTCGGGTGGAACTGGCGATGATGTGATTAATGCCGGTATCGACGATGACACGGTCGATGGTGGTGCTGACAATGATGTGATCACCGGGGGCGAAGGTGCCGACGTGCTTTTGGGTGGTGCGGGTGACGACACGCTCTATGGGGGCCTCGACCCGGCTTTCCCGGATGGTCTCAACATCATGGACGATGGCGCCGACGGCCGCCCGGTTGATCCTGACATCACCAACGGTATGGACACGATCGAAGGGGGCGCCGGCAACGATCTGATCTTCGGTCAGGACGATGACGACCTGATTTCGGGCGGTGATGGCGACGATACGATCGACGCGGGCATCGACGACGACACCGTGGCCGGTGGCGCCGGAAACGATGTGATCACCGGGGGGCATGGCACGGACTCGCTCAGCGGCGGTGCGGATCGGGATACCTTTATTGGCGGCACCGACGGAGATACAGTTGATGGCGGCTCGGGTGGGGACGATTACGATACTCTGGACCTGACCGGGCAGAACTTCGTGATCACGTCCCGCACTCTGGATGCAGATGGCAACAGCTATTCGGGAAGCATCGATCTGCTTGACGGTTCGGATTCGGTCATCGGGACTATGACCTACCGCGAGATCGAGCGGATCATTCCCTGTTTCACGCCGGGCACCCTGATTGCCACTCCAAACGGAGAGCGGAAGGTCGAAGAGCTGAAGGCGGGCGACCGCGTCATTACCCGCGACAACGGTATTCAGGAAATCCGCTGGATCGGAACGCGCAGCCTGACAGATCAAGACCTGGCACATGCCGCGCATCTGCAACCGGTCCTTATCCGCAAAGGGGCCTTGGGCAACGGTCTACCGGAACGCGACATGATGGTCAGCCCGAACCACCGGGTCTTGGTCGCCAATGACAAGACGGCACTCTACTTCGAAGATCGCGAGGTTCTGGTTGCAGCCAAGCATCTGACCGGACTTGAGGGCATCGACGCGGTCGAAACCACGGCTGTCACCTACATCCACTTCATGTTCGATCAGCACGAGGTGGTGCTGTCAGACGGGGCCTGGACCGAAAGCTTCCAGCCTGGCGATCTGACCCTGCGCGGCCTCGACACGGACCAGCGCAACGAGGTGCTTGAACTGTTCCCCGAGCTGAAAACAGCCGAAGGGCGTGAAGCCTATACCTCGGCGCGCCGCTCGCTCAAGAAACACGAAGCCCAGCTGTTGGTGCACTGA
- a CDS encoding DUF3772 domain-containing protein — MARASSLLRVWCLGLVLLVGLAVSALAQVTEKERAYVAEWQKTASRAEQVIDANRASSAALEQLRSELVRYRQTFLTASTENADRIRTLEGQLQALGPAPEDGKTEAEDIAQLRASLQDQLSALRVPRVVAEESYSRAAGLISEIDKIVRERRTKRLLERGPSPLNPQHWPTALAALSEAGVAIWHESTAQFSNDTTQERIGDNLPAILVLSALSILLLLRGRPWARSIGHYLRQFGARGTGVWTFVVSLLQVALPFTGILLLTTAIDLSGVLGLRGTLLSDYVPYWALMILGFHWLGEQLFPPGGAEALLGVPDNRRRQARLLVDLLAIVLVLQDALIRMEQIERFSGESHAVLGFPLVLGAALLLLRVQRLALVPHQDRVTEGDDGGVSGLGRVLALIRRGSIFLAVVSPVLAAVGYTNAAEALIYPAISSIALFGVILVLQRFIGDIYGLVSGKGQAARDSLFAALIGFVLVLMALPLLALIWGARVADLTELWSRFLAGFQIGDTRISPAAFLSFAVVFGVGYVVTRIVQSSLRNSLLPKTRIDPGGQNAIVSGLGYVGIFLSAVVAISLAGLDLSSLAIVAGALSVGIGFGLQTIVSNFVSGIILLIERPISKGDWIEVGGLMGYVRDISVRSTRIETFDRTDVIVPNSDLISGTVTNYTRNNTVGRVIVPVGVAYGTDLRLVESILMEIAEAHPMVLMNPGPSVIFQGFGGDSLEFEIRAILRDVNWVLSVKSDMNYEIARRFQEEGIEIPFAQRDIWIRNLDRLPTASGGGVAFDAEPGRPSTAPVKPDLHDLDPDAAEGDD; from the coding sequence ATGGCACGCGCGAGTTCACTGCTACGGGTCTGGTGTCTTGGTCTGGTGCTGCTTGTCGGCCTCGCCGTTTCAGCGCTGGCCCAGGTCACTGAAAAAGAGCGTGCCTATGTGGCAGAATGGCAGAAGACGGCCTCCCGCGCAGAACAGGTCATTGACGCCAATCGCGCCTCCAGCGCCGCGCTGGAGCAGCTGCGCAGTGAGCTGGTGCGCTATCGTCAGACCTTCCTGACTGCGAGCACCGAAAACGCGGACAGGATCCGCACACTGGAAGGCCAGTTGCAGGCATTGGGGCCTGCGCCCGAAGACGGCAAAACCGAGGCTGAAGACATCGCGCAGCTGCGGGCCAGTCTGCAGGATCAACTGAGCGCCCTGCGTGTGCCACGGGTGGTGGCAGAAGAATCCTACAGTCGCGCCGCCGGTTTGATCTCCGAGATCGATAAAATCGTCAGGGAACGGCGCACCAAACGCCTGTTAGAGCGGGGACCGTCGCCGCTCAACCCCCAGCACTGGCCGACTGCCTTGGCGGCCCTGTCCGAAGCAGGTGTCGCCATTTGGCACGAAAGCACCGCGCAATTCTCCAATGACACCACGCAAGAGCGGATAGGTGACAACCTGCCGGCCATCCTCGTTCTTTCGGCTCTTTCGATACTGCTGCTGCTTCGGGGGCGTCCCTGGGCGCGGTCAATCGGCCATTATCTGCGACAATTTGGGGCGCGGGGAACCGGCGTGTGGACCTTCGTTGTGTCTCTGCTCCAGGTTGCCTTGCCTTTCACCGGAATCTTGCTGCTGACCACAGCGATTGATCTGTCTGGTGTGCTTGGGCTGCGCGGCACGCTTCTGAGCGATTATGTGCCCTATTGGGCCTTGATGATTTTGGGATTTCACTGGCTAGGGGAACAGCTTTTCCCACCCGGGGGCGCAGAGGCCCTTCTTGGTGTGCCGGATAATCGTCGGCGGCAAGCTCGCTTGCTGGTGGACCTGCTGGCCATTGTGCTGGTGTTGCAGGATGCGTTGATCCGCATGGAACAGATCGAACGGTTCTCAGGAGAATCCCATGCCGTTCTTGGTTTTCCACTTGTTTTGGGCGCCGCTCTGCTTCTGTTGCGCGTGCAGCGGCTCGCTCTGGTGCCGCATCAGGACCGTGTAACCGAAGGTGATGACGGCGGCGTCAGCGGTCTTGGCCGGGTCTTGGCCCTCATCCGGCGTGGCAGCATATTCCTTGCGGTTGTTTCCCCTGTTCTGGCGGCGGTGGGTTATACCAATGCCGCAGAGGCGCTGATTTACCCTGCAATTTCGAGCATTGCGCTTTTTGGCGTCATTCTGGTCTTGCAGCGCTTCATAGGCGATATCTACGGCCTGGTCAGCGGCAAAGGGCAGGCTGCCCGAGACTCACTGTTCGCGGCGCTGATCGGCTTTGTTTTGGTGTTGATGGCGCTGCCTTTGCTGGCCCTGATCTGGGGTGCGCGTGTGGCGGATCTGACAGAGCTGTGGTCGCGGTTTTTGGCGGGTTTCCAGATCGGTGATACGCGCATCTCGCCAGCAGCCTTCCTGAGCTTTGCCGTGGTCTTTGGCGTTGGCTATGTGGTCACCCGGATCGTGCAAAGCAGCCTTCGTAACTCCCTGCTGCCTAAAACCCGGATCGATCCGGGCGGACAGAATGCGATTGTGTCAGGGCTTGGCTATGTGGGGATCTTCCTGTCCGCTGTCGTTGCGATCTCGCTTGCTGGGCTTGATCTGTCGTCGCTGGCCATTGTGGCCGGTGCCCTGTCGGTCGGGATTGGTTTCGGCCTTCAAACCATTGTTTCAAATTTTGTATCCGGAATCATTTTGTTGATCGAGCGCCCAATCTCCAAAGGCGACTGGATCGAGGTTGGCGGTTTGATGGGCTATGTCCGTGACATCTCCGTGCGCTCAACCCGGATTGAGACCTTTGATCGCACCGATGTGATCGTGCCGAATTCCGACCTCATCAGTGGTACAGTCACCAATTATACCCGGAACAATACGGTCGGCCGCGTTATCGTTCCCGTCGGCGTTGCATATGGAACCGATTTGAGACTGGTCGAATCCATCCTGATGGAAATCGCCGAAGCCCATCCCATGGTCCTGATGAACCCAGGGCCGAGTGTCATATTCCAGGGGTTTGGTGGCGACAGTCTCGAGTTTGAGATCCGGGCAATTCTGCGTGATGTGAACTGGGTGCTGTCGGTCAAGTCGGACATGAACTACGAGATCGCGCGGCGCTTCCAAGAAGAGGGAATAGAAATTCCGTTTGCCCAGCGCGATATATGGATCCGCAACCTGGATCGTCTTCCAACTGCCTCTGGCGGCGGTGTTGCGTTCGATGCGGAGCCAGGCCGCCCCTCCACGGCTCCGGTAAAGCCTGATCTCCATGATCTCGACCCGGATGCTGCCGAAGGGGACGACTGA